The sequence below is a genomic window from Streptomyces sp. NBC_00582.
TGCCGGGCGCGCTGCCCGGCATCTTCGGCGGCCTGTCCGTCGGGATCGGCGTGTCGTGGATCTGTGTGATCTCCGCCGAGATGATCTCCGGCCAGTACGGCGTCGGCTACCGCACCTGGCAGGACTACACGATCGTCAACTACCCCGGTGTGTTCGTCGGCATGGTCACGATCGGCGTCCTCGGCTGGCTCACGTCCACGGCCGTGGAACTCCTCGGCCGCCGCCTCACCCGCTGGCTGCCCCGCACCTCGTACGTGCCCGGGATCCGGCCCCCGCGCCAGGCCCGCTCCACCGCCGCCCCCGTACCGGCCGGGCCCCGGACCGAGAAGGACGTACCCCATGACCAGCTCGTCTGACGTCCGCCCCGTCTCCCGCACCGGCGCGGCACTCACCCTGCGCGGTGTCACCCTCGGCCGCCCCGACGCACCCGTCCTGGACGACGTCGACCTCGACATCGCACCCGGCGAGATCCTCACGGTGGTCGGCCCGTCCGGCTGCGGCAAGTCGACGCTGCTGCGCACCCTGGCGGGGCTGCTGTCCCCGCTCGGCGGTGAGATCACCCAGGACGGGAGCCCGCTGACCGGGCCCTCCGCCGACCGTGCCCTGGTCTTCCAGGAGGACGCGCTGCTGCCCTGGCGCACCCTGCGCGCCAACGTCGAACTCCCCCTGGCCATCCGCGAGGTGCCACGCGCCGAACGCCGTACGCAGGCCGCGTCGTGGCTGGCCCGGGTCGGACTCGCCGAGCACACCCGCCAGTTGCCCCACCGCGTCTCCGGCGGACAGCGCCAGCGCGCCCAGTTGGCCCGCGCCCTGGCGGGTGCGCCGCGCGCCGTCCTCATGGACGAACCGTTCGGCGCCCTCGACGCCCAGACCCGTGCCGGCATGCAGGACCTGCTGGTGGAGGTGTTGCAGGGCACCGGGGCGACCGTCGTCTTCGTCACACACGACGTCGACGAGGCCCTCTTCCTCGGTGACCGCGTGGCCCTCCTCGGCGCCGGCCGCCTCCTGTCCGTACGGGACGTGCCGCGCCCCCGCGACCGCGCCGCCCACGACGACCCGGCGCGCGTGGCCCTGCGCCGTGACGTCCTCTCCTCGCCGAGCATCTGAAGCATCCGAAAGGCACCCCGGTGGACACCCCTCTGCAGATCCCCGCGCTCACCGACGCCGAAGAGCTGACCTGCGACGTCCTCGTCATCGGCGGCGGCACCGCCGGCACCATGGCCGCCCTGACCGCCGCCGAGCACGGAGCGGACGTGCTGCTCCTGGAGAAGGCCCACGTCCGCCACTCCGGCGCGCTCGCCATGGGCATGGACGGCGTCAACAACGCGGTCATCCCGGGGCGCGCCGAGCCCGACGACTACGTCGCCGAGATCACCCGCGCCAACGACGGCATCGTCGACCAGTCCACCGTCCGTCAGACCGCGACCCGCGGCTTCGCCATGGTGCAGCGGCTGGAGTCGTACGGCGTGAAGTTCGAGAAGGACGAGCACGGCGCGTACGCGGTCCGCCAGGTCCACCGCTCCGGCTCCTATGTCCTGCCGATGCCGGAGGGCAAGGACGTCAAGAAGGTCCTCTACCGGCAGTTGCGGCGGCGCGAGATGCGGGAGCGGATCCGCATCGAGAACCGTGTGATGCCGGTGCGGGTACTGACCGCTGAGGGGCGCGCCGTGGGGGCGGCCGGCTTCAACACCCGTACGGGCGCGTTCGTCACCGTCCGCGCGGGCGCGGTGATCCTCGCGACCGGTGCCTGCGGACGTCTCGGGCTGCCCGCCTCCGGCTACCTGTACGGCACCTACGAGAACCCGACCAACGCGGGCGACGGCTACGCCATGGCCTACCACGCCGGCGCCGAGCTCACCGGCATCGAGTGCTTCCAGATCAACCCGCTGATCAAGGACTACAACGGCCCCGCCTGCGCCTATGTCGCCAACCCCTTCGGGGGCTACCAGGTCAACCGGCACGGCGAGCGCTTTGTCGACTCCGACTACTGGTCGGGCCAGATGATGGCCGAGTTCGCGGCGGAGGTCGCGAGCGACCGCGGCCCGGTGTACCTGAAGCTGAGCCATCTGCCCGAGGAGTCGATCTCCGCCCTGGAGTCGATCCTCCACTCGACCGAACGCCCCACCCGCGGCACCTTCCACTCCGGGCGCGGTCACGACTACCGCACCCACGACATCGAGATGCACATCTCCGAGATCGGCCTGTGCGGCGGCCACTCGGCCTCGGGCGTACGGGTCGACGACCACGCCCGGACGACCGTGCCCCGGCTGTACGCCGCCGGCGACCTGGCCTGCGTCCCGCACAACTACATGATCGGCGCGTTCGTCTTCGGCGACCTGGCGGGCGCCGACGCCGCCCAGTACGCGGCCTACGAAGGGGAGTTGCCGACGGATCAGCTGCGGGAGGCGCACGAACTGGTCTACCGCCCGCTGCGCAACCCGGACGGCCCGCCGCAGCCCCAGGTCGAGTACAAGCTGCGCCGCTTCGTGAACGACTACGTGTCCCCGCCGAAGTCGGGCGCCCGGCTGTCGCTGGCCCTGGAGGCCTTCGAGCGGATGCACGACGACATCGCGGCGATGGGTGCCCGCACCCCGCACGAGCTGATGCGGTGCGCCGAGGTCACCTTCATCCGCGACTGCGCGGAGATGGCCGCGCGCGCCTCCCTGGCGCGTACCGAGTCCCGCTGGGGTCTCTACCACGACCGCCTGGACCATCCGGAACGCGACGACGCCTCCTGGTTCCACCATCTCGATCTGCACAAGTCCCCCTCCGGTGCGATGGAGTTCACGGCCCGTCCCGTGGCTCCCTATCTGGTCCCGGTCGACGAGTTCACGCCCGTCGGTGGCCCCTCCCGGCATCTCGGCGAGGTCCACGCCGAGCAGGTGGCCACGGCCGGCTCGCGGGACGTGGCCCCGGTGGCCACGGGACCGACGTCCGCCCGCGCGGCCGGGTCCACGGACCACGCCGACCCGCGGGGGCAGGCCTCCCCGCGCCTCCTCGACCTGCTCGCACTCGCCGAGGAGGAGCCCGACCTGGTCGCCCTTCAGCCCTACTTGGGCGACAGCGACCCCGCCGTGCGCCGGACGGCGGTCTCGGTCCTCACCGAGACCGTGCCGCCGGGCACCGGGCAGGCGCTGGCCGGGGTGCTCGGTGACCCCGACGGCGAGGTCCGCGCCGCCGCGGCCGCCTCCCTGCGCGAGCTGGTCGAGACGCTCCCCGCCGAGCCTGCCCTGGGCGGCGCCCTGGCCGCCGCGCTCGCCCTGCCCGACCCGGTGGTCCGCGCCGCCGCCCTGGACGTGCTGCGGGCGCTGCGGCTGGGCGACGCCGGGCTGTTCGCCGCCTCGCTGGACGACCCCGACATCGCCGTCCGCATCGAGGCCGTACGGGCCCTCGTCTCGGTCGACGCGGTGGTCCCCCTGGCACGGGCCGCCGAGGACGCCTCCCGTGAGGTCCGGGTGACGGTGGCCAAGGCCCTGACCGGGGTGGGCGCGGCCGGCCTCCCGGAACCGGCCCACGCGCTGCTCCGTGCCACCCTGGACCGGCTCACCGGGGACCCGGACCCCCTGGTGCGCGGCGCCGCCTACGGCGCGCTGGGCACCGTCGGCTGCCCGGCCCCGCTCGCCGCCCGTGCCGTGGCCGCCCTGGCCGACCCGGCCTGGCAGGTGCGGTCCGGTGCCGCGACGGCGCTGTCCACCGCCGGGCCCGAGGTTGCGGTCCCCGCGCTCGCCAAGGCCCTCGCCGACGCGAACGCCGACGTACGCAAGGCCGCCGTCCTCGCCCTCACACGGCACCGCCGCACCGAGGACGCGCGTGCCGCTCTGGCCACGGCCACGGCGGACTCGGACGCGGATGTCAGGGCGTACGCGGCACGGGCGTTGTAGGGGTGTCGCGGGCCGGAGACGCGAGGGCTATATCCAGTCGTCCGGCTCCGGCTCCGCGTCCATCTCCGGCCAGTCGTCGGGGTCGCCGGGCTCCGCGCCCCGCACGGTTACGGAGCCCGGCGCGGGCGCGGAGCCCGGCGCGGGCGCGGAACCCGGCGCGGG
It includes:
- a CDS encoding ABC transporter ATP-binding protein; this translates as MTSSSDVRPVSRTGAALTLRGVTLGRPDAPVLDDVDLDIAPGEILTVVGPSGCGKSTLLRTLAGLLSPLGGEITQDGSPLTGPSADRALVFQEDALLPWRTLRANVELPLAIREVPRAERRTQAASWLARVGLAEHTRQLPHRVSGGQRQRAQLARALAGAPRAVLMDEPFGALDAQTRAGMQDLLVEVLQGTGATVVFVTHDVDEALFLGDRVALLGAGRLLSVRDVPRPRDRAAHDDPARVALRRDVLSSPSI
- a CDS encoding fumarate reductase/succinate dehydrogenase flavoprotein subunit; translation: MDTPLQIPALTDAEELTCDVLVIGGGTAGTMAALTAAEHGADVLLLEKAHVRHSGALAMGMDGVNNAVIPGRAEPDDYVAEITRANDGIVDQSTVRQTATRGFAMVQRLESYGVKFEKDEHGAYAVRQVHRSGSYVLPMPEGKDVKKVLYRQLRRREMRERIRIENRVMPVRVLTAEGRAVGAAGFNTRTGAFVTVRAGAVILATGACGRLGLPASGYLYGTYENPTNAGDGYAMAYHAGAELTGIECFQINPLIKDYNGPACAYVANPFGGYQVNRHGERFVDSDYWSGQMMAEFAAEVASDRGPVYLKLSHLPEESISALESILHSTERPTRGTFHSGRGHDYRTHDIEMHISEIGLCGGHSASGVRVDDHARTTVPRLYAAGDLACVPHNYMIGAFVFGDLAGADAAQYAAYEGELPTDQLREAHELVYRPLRNPDGPPQPQVEYKLRRFVNDYVSPPKSGARLSLALEAFERMHDDIAAMGARTPHELMRCAEVTFIRDCAEMAARASLARTESRWGLYHDRLDHPERDDASWFHHLDLHKSPSGAMEFTARPVAPYLVPVDEFTPVGGPSRHLGEVHAEQVATAGSRDVAPVATGPTSARAAGSTDHADPRGQASPRLLDLLALAEEEPDLVALQPYLGDSDPAVRRTAVSVLTETVPPGTGQALAGVLGDPDGEVRAAAAASLRELVETLPAEPALGGALAAALALPDPVVRAAALDVLRALRLGDAGLFAASLDDPDIAVRIEAVRALVSVDAVVPLARAAEDASREVRVTVAKALTGVGAAGLPEPAHALLRATLDRLTGDPDPLVRGAAYGALGTVGCPAPLAARAVAALADPAWQVRSGAATALSTAGPEVAVPALAKALADANADVRKAAVLALTRHRRTEDARAALATATADSDADVRAYAARAL